The stretch of DNA ACGGTGATCATGCCAAAGGTTGGATTGACCACCAATGCCGTTAAGAAAAAGATCTCCACCAAAGATGCGGGCGACAGCATCCGGATAATCATGTATGCCGAGTCGCTGGGAAGCCTGCCGCCCAATACCGGCCTGCTCATTGTGAATGACGGCAACGACCGGTACGAGATACGTTTCAGCGGCGATATGGAAAGAAATGCAGCGATCGTATTCAGAAGAAGGGAGTAGCGGTTACCTTTGCAGGATGGATGAAATAAAACTTACGCAATATTCCCGGGGGGCAGGATGCGGGTGCAAGATCGCCCCGCAGGTGCTGGATGAGATATTAAAAAGCAACAACAGCGCCCCGGTCATCAAAAATTTACTGGTTGGCAACAGCAGCAGGGACGATGCCGCTGTCTATGATCTCGGGAACGGGACGGCCCTGATCTCCACCACCGACTTCTTCATGCCCATTGTGGATGATGCGTTTGATTTTGGAAGGATCGCTTCGGCCAATGCCATCAGCGATGTGTATGCCATGGGCGGCAAACCCATTTTAGCCATCGCTGTTTTTGGATGGCCTGTTGAAAAACTGCCTGCTGCGCTGGCGCAGAAAGTGCTTGACGGAAGCCGGAAGATCTGTGAAGAAGCCGGCATCCCATTGGCAGGAGGACATAGCATTGATTCGGCAGAACCCATTTTCGGACTTTCGGTGAATGGACTGGTGGATATAAAAAACCTGAAGAAAAATAATACTGCAAAAGCCGGGGATGTACTTTTTATTACCAAACCGCTTGGCGTGGGTATTTTATCCACCGCACAAAAAAGAGGGTTGCTGAAAGAAGAACACCTGCAGGTGATGATCAGCCAGATGACAGAACTGAACAAGGCCGGCGAAGCGCTTGGAAAAACGGAAGGCGTTACTGCCATGACCGATGTGACCGGTTTTGGTTTACTTGGCCACCTCATTGAAATGGCGGAAGGCAGCGGCCTTTCTGCAGAAATAAATTATGGTGCATTACCCGTTGCGGAAGGGGTTAAGGAATATTTAAGCCAGCGCATCGTACCCGACGCCACCTACCGCAACTGGAACAGCTACAGCAGCAAAACGGGTTTTGAAAAAGGAGTGAATGTGATGGAAGCGTTTAATCTGTTACCCGATCCCCAGACAAACGGAGGCCTGCTGGTTGCCGTAGATGCGGCTTCTGTTGCTGCCGTAAAGAAATTACTGGAAGAGAACGGACTGGGAAAATTTGCAGAACCGGTTGGAATGATGAAGCCGGCCGCAGATAAAACCGTTTTCGTGAAACAATAAAATACCGGCCGGCAGGTATCTTTTATCTTCAGCAGAATTGTAAATTGGCACTTAAATAAACTGTATGAAAAAGACATTCCTCATTGCTTTCTTATGGATCGCTTCGGTCAGCAGCTTTGCCCAGGTGAATGTGCAGACCCTGATAAAACCCGGAACCAGGCTGATATATGCGGTGGAAGCCAATTACCAGAAATATAATTTTATAGTGACCGTCAAAGCACTTGTTCCTGCATTGGTATTCGACTGGGAAATGACCGACCCCATCAACAGCAGCGGTACCATTACCCATACCGCCACCGCGATGATCTCCGGCAATACCATGTATAATTATTTTTCCGGCGGACAAAAAACACTCGATGACAATACCCTCAGCGTGTGGCTGAGTAAAAATATCTTTACGGGACTGACGAAGAATTCCCGGGCTGTGATGATGAAAATGAATACCAACGAGTCGCCTCAAAAAATGGGGATCACGGAGGAAGATCCCGAAGAGTTGCAGATCCTGGTGAATGGTGAGAAAGAGACCGTGGAAGAATTCACTGCCCGGCAACTGAATGAATCAGGAGAACCGGCAGGGGATGATGTTTACTTCAGCTTTGCCAATTCAGCCAAAATGCCTGTCATCCTCCGGATGAAGAATGGTTTCTATATCGGGTTGAAGGAAATAAGAACCAAATAAGCGGCCGGATCAGAGCAGGGAATCGATCCGTTTTGCCAGCTTGTGATCCTTATCGGTTACGATATCCCCGGCATCGTGGGTGTTCAGCCAGATCTCTACTTTATTATACACATTGGTCCAGAGCGGGTGGTGGTCCATCTTTTCTGCTTCCAGGGCAACCCTTGTCATGAATGCGAAAGCGGCTGAAAAATTTTTGAACTCAAATTTTTTGTAGAGGCTGTTG from Chitinophagaceae bacterium encodes:
- the selD gene encoding selenide, water dikinase SelD, with amino-acid sequence MDEIKLTQYSRGAGCGCKIAPQVLDEILKSNNSAPVIKNLLVGNSSRDDAAVYDLGNGTALISTTDFFMPIVDDAFDFGRIASANAISDVYAMGGKPILAIAVFGWPVEKLPAALAQKVLDGSRKICEEAGIPLAGGHSIDSAEPIFGLSVNGLVDIKNLKKNNTAKAGDVLFITKPLGVGILSTAQKRGLLKEEHLQVMISQMTELNKAGEALGKTEGVTAMTDVTGFGLLGHLIEMAEGSGLSAEINYGALPVAEGVKEYLSQRIVPDATYRNWNSYSSKTGFEKGVNVMEAFNLLPDPQTNGGLLVAVDAASVAAVKKLLEENGLGKFAEPVGMMKPAADKTVFVKQ
- a CDS encoding 4a-hydroxytetrahydrobiopterin dehydratase; translated protein: MWKESNNSLYKKFEFKNFSAAFAFMTRVALEAEKMDHHPLWTNVYNKVEIWLNTHDAGDIVTDKDHKLAKRIDSLL